In Exiguobacterium acetylicum, the genomic stretch GAATTCGAAACGACGGATTTAAACCGCGCATTGTTGTACTTCATGCGATATCACGGTGTCATCGAAGGCAATGTCGAAGAAATCATCGACGTCTATACGAAACAATGTGCGATTTTGACGAACTGCAAAGGACTTGCCATGATGGGGAAAATTTTGAGTACATCTGGAAAAACACCATCAGGACGCCAAGTCATTTCACGTCGGAACGCACGAATCATTCGAGCGATCATGACGACGTGTGGCATGTACGATGCATCTGGAGAATTTTCTGTCCAAGTCGGGCTTCCAGGAAAAAGTGGTGTTTCCGGTGCAGTCGTTGCTTGCGGTCGAAGTGATTTCGATATGGCTGATCTCGGAATCGGTGTCTTTGGACCATCGCTTGACGCAAAAGGAAACTCGATTGCCGGAACAAAGATGCTGGAATTACTCGTTCAACGTCATCCATGAGCGATTTCAATCTGATCAAGCGCAGAACGTAGCTCGTCCTCTAACCGCTTGATCTGACGCAAACGCTCTTCTTGATAAGCAGATGGAACCTCGAAAGAGCGCCATCTTTCTAATCGCTGATACGTATCATTGATGTGTCCGAGTCGTGTCTGGGTTGTCTTTAGGCGATCAACAGCAGACTTCGGTTGATGCGTGTAGGGACGAAGATACTCGACCGTATAACGGTATGCTTTTGTAGCAAGCCGTAATTCATGCATCCGTTCGACACGCTTCGTTCCATCCTTTCGTTGCACTTTTTCAAATTGTTCACGTTTTTTTTCATAGCGTTTCTCGGCGGCCTGAATCAGCTCTTTTTCTGACATCCGCTTGAGGCGCTTTGTCATCGGACCGGCTAAAAAGCGACGAACGGATCGATCCAGTTCATTGGAGATCAAGAGATGCATCGTCTCGATTAAAGTCGAACGTTTCCCTTGAAGTTGCAGAGCGACATGGTTCGCGAATAACTGATCGATTTCTGTTTTGTTTGAGGTTGCTTCGAGTTGTACGTCGAGGTCACGGACCTCGCCGAAAGCATGCATCAGCCGCTTCCAAATCAAATAAACGGGTTCCTCCGTCAAATCGACCAATCGGGCGAAAGTGATCAGTTTCCGTAACCGAATCCGCGCTTGATGGACATCTTCCGGATTCTCAAACGTTTGAGCCTCTTTGGCATAATGATTGAAGGTCGACCATGTCTCAAGCAGTTCAAAAGTCAGCTTTTCAGTATCTCGATGGTTCATGAGATGAATCCCTCCTCGGATTATTTTCGTAAGAGTTCAAGAGTGCTAGGTTTTAAAATTAAGGAGGACTCCTCCTGAAATGTGGTGGAAACATGTCAGAAACAGTTACGTTCTCAGGAAAGATGAAGCAATTCATGAAAATTTTCTTTCCCATCCTCGTAACGCAAGTCGCGTTTTACTTAATTAGTTTTTTCGATACGGTCATGGCCGGTCGATATGGTTCTGCTGATTTAGCAGGCGTCGGGGTCGGAGCAAGTCTCTGGGCACCCGTCTACACAGGACTGACCGGTATTCTACTTGCCGTCGCACCGCTCGTTTCCCAAGCGATGGGAGCGAAACGCGAGCGGGAAGTCAAACGGATCGTCATACAGGCGTTGTACGTTGCTGTCGTGATCATTGGTTTGACTGTCGTCATCGGACTTATTGCTGTCAATCCGATTCTCGAACGGATGGAGTTATCGGCAGAAGCACGTGAAGTCGCACGGAATTATCTCGTGATGCTAGCGCTAGGAATCGTGCCGATGTTCGTTTTCTTTGTCTTACGAACACTTGTCGATTCGTTGGGGAAATCGAATATCACGATGGTCTTACTACTAATCTCTTTACCCATTAACGTCCTTTTCAATTATCTATTCATCTTTGGAAACTTCGGTTTTCCGGAACTTGGTGGAGTGGGCGCGGGAGTTGCGACTGCCATCACGTACTGGATTCTTTGTCTAGCGATTATCGCTGTCGTCTTTAAAGGAGAGTTATTTCAACGCCTTGGGATTCTGCGGCGCTTTTACCGTCCAGATATGAAGCGAATCAAGGAATTGATTCTACTCGGTGCTCCGATTGGTCTAGCGATTTTTTCTGAAGTCAGTATTTTCTCAGCGGTCACGTTGCTGCTCGGAGCGTACGGCGATGTCATCATCGGCGCCTATCAAGCGGCCATCAACTTCGCTTCGTTCGTCTATATGATCCCATTATCTGCTGCCTCCGCTTTAACGATCACAGTCGGTTTTGAGGTCGGTGCTAAACGAATCAAGGACGCTGTCCAGTACGTCGTCATTGGATTGACGATGTGTGTTGCCGTCTCCTTGTTCTCTGGGATCTTATTGTACTTAAAGAATGAAGAACTTGCCGCTTTGTATAGTCGTGATCCTCAAGTCATCGAAGCAGCCGCACACTTCATGATTTTAGCGATTTTCTTTCAACTGTCGGATGCCGTTGCTGCACCGACGCAAGGTGCATTACGTGGATTCAAGGATGTTAACGTCACCTTCTTGTTGACGATTGCTGCCTACTGGGTCATTGGACTACCATTAGGTTTTTATCTCGAACGCTATACGACGCTCGGACCAGATGGTTACTGGTGGGGATTGATCATCGGTCTTGCGGTCGGAGCAACGCTACTACTTGTTCGTCTTATGCATTTAATCCGTAAATCAAGGAGGCTGGCAGCTTGAAATTCTCAAAACAACGTATCATGACGATTGCGAAGATCATCTTGCCGATCGTCTTGATTGGATTCATTTTTTATCAAGGACAAAACGAATTGCGGAGTTTGTCGCTACAGGAGTCGATTCAAGCGATTCGTCAAGTCCCATCTTGGCAATTCATCCTGTTGATTCTCGCAGGTCTTGCGGCGGTCTCGACGATGTTCTTTTATGACCTCTTCTTATTACGTTCATTGGAGGCGAAAGCACCGATCGGACTGATTTTCCGAGCATCCTGGATTGCGAACTCCTTTAACGGCATCATCGGATTCGGCGGTCTCGCTGGGATGGCGATCCGCTCCGCTCTTTATCGACCATTTGTTGAAGGCGGTCGTTTGTTGAAGGCGATCGGCTGGATGGCACCGACGTTGATCAGTGGATTGTCCATCTTATCTGCCTTATCTCTTCTGCACGTTTTTCCAGCGTTCGAAGTGCTCGACTTAAAAAAATGGTTGTGGCCCGTCATCATTGGTGTCGCCTTCTTCTTTCCACTTTATTTGCTGTTCTCGTTTCGACGAGGCAATAGCAGCATCCATCCGAAATCGATTGCGTTATATTCACTCGTCTCACTCGCAGAATGGTTCAGTGCTGGCGTTGTCGTCTATCTGATCCTCGCGGCGCTTGGAACGGATGTTAGTTTCTCAAAAGTCATCGGTGTTTTCATTATCGCTGCGACAGCCGGTTTGATCTCGATGGTACCGGGTGGGTTTGGTTCGTTTGACTTAGTGTTTTTGATCGGCATGCAGCGCGCGGGTGTCGAGGAAGGCATCGTCTTGACCGGATTATTGATCTATCGTCTTGTCTACTACTTGATTCCGTTCCTGATCGGTGTCATTTTCTCAGCTCGGGAGTTCAGCGGTCCGGTCGTCAAGATGATCGAAGACAAACCGATCGTTGGTCCATCGATGGAGGTCGGGGGCGTCATTTGGCGCTTACAACTGCGATTCCTCAGTAAAATTCGTCATTTCACACTCGCGTTGATCACACTCGTTGCCGGAATCACGATCTGGGGACTGGCGATTTTACCACCTGTCTCGACGCAGTATGAATATTTGGAATCGAAATTACCACATGAAGCGCTGTTACTCGCGAATAGTTTCTTCTTGATGGGCGGCTTATTGTTCGTCCTCTTATCGACAGCACTGTATCGTCGAACAAAACGGTCGTTATATATGATGTACGGGGCATCTTTTTTCGCATTGATTGGAATGGCACTTCGTGGTTTTAACTTGATTTCCTTCCTTGCCGTCATCATCGTTCTCGTCTTGCTACTGATGTCGCGAAAAGCATTTCACCGAGAACGAACACTCATTACGACGACACGCTTCATCCGGGTTGCCTTCGCTGGTCTATTGTACATTGGAGGATTCGTCTTTTTTGGCTACGCCTTCTATACACTCGGATCAGCAGACGGAACAAAAGTATATCCGGCACATGAAATTTTCATGTTTGCAGCGAGTGCCTCTATCTTTGCGCTCGTGTATGTTCTCGTCTTCATCCGCTTATTCAACACATTCAACCAACCGGTTCTCGGTGAGCGATTCGATGCTGAAAAGATCGAATCGGTATTGCGTGAGCAGGGTGGGAATTATTTGAGCCATCTCGCGTTTCTAGGTGATAAACGTTTCTTCTTCTCCGAAACAGGACGTTCATTCATCCAGTTCAGTCAGACCGGTAATCGGATCATGGTCCTTGGCGACCCTAGTGGAGATCCGAAGGAGCATTCACAAGTCATCGCGTCTTTCTTACGTCGCGTCGAAGATCTTGGATATATTCCGAACATCTATCAAATTCAAGCGCAAAATATGTCTCTCTATCATGATTTTGGCTTCAACTTCTTCAAACTCGGGGAAGAAGCGATCGTTGATATCCCATCTTTCACTGTATCAGGGAAAAAACGAGCTGGACTTCGATCGATTAAAAATCGCTTTGAACGAGAGGGCATGACGTTCGAAGTAGTCGAGCCACCTATTTCAGGAACACTATTAGCAGAACTACAAGAGGTCTCCGACGAATGGTTAGGAGGGAAGTCCGAGAAAGGTTTCTCGCTCGGTTACTTCCATGAACCTTATTTAAACCGGGCACCGATCGGCATCATGCGTGAAGCGGAAGGACGATTGATCGGGTTTATGACATTCATGCCTGCTTACCAAGAAGGGGTCCTATCGATTGACTTGATGCGTTTTCGACCAGATGGACCGAATGGAATCATGGATGCGATGTTCATCCGACTATTCGAGTATGCGAAAGATGAAGGCTACCACACGTTCAACATGGGAATGGCTCCGCTTTCGTCTGTCGGAGAAGACGAGACGTCCTTCTGGCAAGAACGTGTGGCAGCGGATGTCTTCAATAATATTCGCTACATGTATAGTTTCACCGGTCTACGACGATACAAAGAAAAGTATGATCCAAAATGGGAAGGACGATATCTGGCTTACCGAAAGCGTCAATCGTTACCGATGGCAATCTTAAAAGCAACTCGTCTTATTTCTCGAAAGAAAGACCGGATTTTATTACCATGATCGACTGACGCATGAAGTCAGCAATCGACGGGTATACAAAGGGCGACCCTATATCTACGGATATGCGGGATCGTCCTTTTATAATTTCGTTTAAATGTACAAAGGTCTATACAACTAGAATTAATCGCGTTATACTAAATACGGAAGCAAGTCATGGACGGATAGAGAAAGGAAGATGCCAGATGACAGTGATCACCAATGCCCGGATTTACACGGGAGAGCAGACGATTGAAGACGGCTTCATTCGTTTTGACCGAATAATCGAGGCGATGGGACCCATGTCGGAATTCGAGGAAATCGCAGGAGAAGAGACGATCGATGCGCAGCATCAATCACTCATTCCAGGAATGATCGATGTGCATATCCATGGGGGATATGATGTCGATGTCATGGATGGAGATGCCGAGAGGTTGCGTCATTTCAGCCAGCAGATGTTACAAGAGGGTGTGACATCGTTTTTAGCGACGACGATTACTCAGGACTGGGGAAATATC encodes the following:
- the mprF gene encoding bifunctional lysylphosphatidylglycerol flippase/synthetase MprF; translated protein: MKFSKQRIMTIAKIILPIVLIGFIFYQGQNELRSLSLQESIQAIRQVPSWQFILLILAGLAAVSTMFFYDLFLLRSLEAKAPIGLIFRASWIANSFNGIIGFGGLAGMAIRSALYRPFVEGGRLLKAIGWMAPTLISGLSILSALSLLHVFPAFEVLDLKKWLWPVIIGVAFFFPLYLLFSFRRGNSSIHPKSIALYSLVSLAEWFSAGVVVYLILAALGTDVSFSKVIGVFIIAATAGLISMVPGGFGSFDLVFLIGMQRAGVEEGIVLTGLLIYRLVYYLIPFLIGVIFSAREFSGPVVKMIEDKPIVGPSMEVGGVIWRLQLRFLSKIRHFTLALITLVAGITIWGLAILPPVSTQYEYLESKLPHEALLLANSFFLMGGLLFVLLSTALYRRTKRSLYMMYGASFFALIGMALRGFNLISFLAVIIVLVLLLMSRKAFHRERTLITTTRFIRVAFAGLLYIGGFVFFGYAFYTLGSADGTKVYPAHEIFMFAASASIFALVYVLVFIRLFNTFNQPVLGERFDAEKIESVLREQGGNYLSHLAFLGDKRFFFSETGRSFIQFSQTGNRIMVLGDPSGDPKEHSQVIASFLRRVEDLGYIPNIYQIQAQNMSLYHDFGFNFFKLGEEAIVDIPSFTVSGKKRAGLRSIKNRFEREGMTFEVVEPPISGTLLAELQEVSDEWLGGKSEKGFSLGYFHEPYLNRAPIGIMREAEGRLIGFMTFMPAYQEGVLSIDLMRFRPDGPNGIMDAMFIRLFEYAKDEGYHTFNMGMAPLSSVGEDETSFWQERVAADVFNNIRYMYSFTGLRRYKEKYDPKWEGRYLAYRKRQSLPMAILKATRLISRKKDRILLP
- a CDS encoding MATE family efflux transporter translates to MSETVTFSGKMKQFMKIFFPILVTQVAFYLISFFDTVMAGRYGSADLAGVGVGASLWAPVYTGLTGILLAVAPLVSQAMGAKREREVKRIVIQALYVAVVIIGLTVVIGLIAVNPILERMELSAEAREVARNYLVMLALGIVPMFVFFVLRTLVDSLGKSNITMVLLLISLPINVLFNYLFIFGNFGFPELGGVGAGVATAITYWILCLAIIAVVFKGELFQRLGILRRFYRPDMKRIKELILLGAPIGLAIFSEVSIFSAVTLLLGAYGDVIIGAYQAAINFASFVYMIPLSAASALTITVGFEVGAKRIKDAVQYVVIGLTMCVAVSLFSGILLYLKNEELAALYSRDPQVIEAAAHFMILAIFFQLSDAVAAPTQGALRGFKDVNVTFLLTIAAYWVIGLPLGFYLERYTTLGPDGYWWGLIIGLAVGATLLLVRLMHLIRKSRRLAA
- a CDS encoding CHAD domain-containing protein yields the protein MNHRDTEKLTFELLETWSTFNHYAKEAQTFENPEDVHQARIRLRKLITFARLVDLTEEPVYLIWKRLMHAFGEVRDLDVQLEATSNKTEIDQLFANHVALQLQGKRSTLIETMHLLISNELDRSVRRFLAGPMTKRLKRMSEKELIQAAEKRYEKKREQFEKVQRKDGTKRVERMHELRLATKAYRYTVEYLRPYTHQPKSAVDRLKTTQTRLGHINDTYQRLERWRSFEVPSAYQEERLRQIKRLEDELRSALDQIEIAHG